The following proteins come from a genomic window of Nitrospira sp.:
- a CDS encoding Transcription elongation factor GreA, with protein MPTPITKKGYDALKSELDRLRKIERPKVIEAIAEARAHGDLSENAEYDAAKERQGFIESRISELETKLADARVVETTGRTTETVVFGATVSVVEQESQAKKQYTLVGQDEADMKFNKISVQSPVGRALIGKRVGDFVEVRTPVKMVEYEVVEIKFEDF; from the coding sequence ATGCCGACCCCAATTACCAAGAAGGGCTATGATGCGTTGAAGTCGGAATTGGATCGTTTGCGCAAGATTGAGCGGCCGAAAGTCATCGAAGCGATCGCGGAGGCCAGGGCACATGGCGATCTCAGTGAGAACGCCGAGTACGACGCCGCCAAAGAGCGCCAAGGGTTTATTGAGTCACGTATCTCCGAACTCGAAACGAAGCTCGCGGATGCCCGCGTGGTGGAAACGACGGGGCGCACCACCGAGACGGTCGTCTTCGGCGCGACCGTGTCGGTCGTCGAACAGGAGTCCCAAGCGAAGAAACAATACACCTTAGTCGGGCAGGACGAAGCCGACATGAAATTCAACAAGATCTCCGTACAATCCCCGGTCGGGCGCGCGCTTATCGGAAAACGTGTCGGAGATTTTGTGGAAGTGAGAACCCCCGTCAAGATGGTCGAATACGAGGTTGTGGAGATCAAATTCGAGGATTTCTGA
- a CDS encoding Carbamoyl-phosphate synthase large chain produces MPKRTDIQSILMIGSGPIVIGQACEFDYSGTQACKALKAEGYRVILINSNPATIMTDPEMADRTYVEPITLDVVEKVIDRERPDALLPTMGGQTALNTTMGLVKRGVLEKYGVSLIGASAEAIHKAEDREAFKQAMHRIGLRVPKSGTARTRQEALAILDTVGFPAIIRPSFTMGGTGGNIAYNREEFERLIDWGLAMSPVSQVLIEESLIGWKEYELEVMRDLKDNVVIVCPIENFDPMGVHTGDSITVAPAMTLTDKEYQRMRDAALRIIREIGVDTGGSNIQFGINPADGEMVVIEMNPRVSRSSALASKATGFPIAKIAAKLAVGYTLDEITNDITGVTKASFEPTIDYVVVKIPRFAFQKFKGADPTLTTQMKSVGEVMAIGRTFKESLQKAIRSLELELNGLASRFGLDRGVPVGFNRSEVVEKLSLVLRTPLPERLWYVADVMRLGFTDEDLFATTRIDPWFLDQVRQLVDFEQMLAGHAAEPAAVLGSELLWDAKELGFSDDRIAQLLGCEAETVQKARTQQGVRGVTYKRVDTCAAEFEAQTPYLYSTYGKECEARPSDRQKVVILGGGPNRIGQGIEFDYCCVHAAMALREESIDTIMVNCNPETVSTDYDTSDRLYFEPLTHEDVLNIVHREQPIGVVLQFGGQTPLKLALPLSKADVRILGTSPDAIDLAEDRERFRHLLNRLGLKQAESGTARSIEEAVQIAGQISYPVMVRPSYVLGGRSMQIVYDEAGLLEYMHSAVKASPNHPVLIDRYLADAIEVDADAISDGETVVVAGIMEHIEEAGVHSGDSACSLPPYTLDKPIVHDIERQMRLLARELGVVGLMNAQFAVKDRTIYVLEVNPRGSRTVPFVSKAIGVPLAKLAMKVMMGKTLKELGFTDAPLPAHFSVKEAVFPFNKFPGVDVLLGPEMKSTGEVMGIDGDFGWAFAKSQAGAGAVLPTSGTAFVSVKQSDRPAALDLTKRLCALGFQIQATSGTAGYLREHGVEVSTVNKVKEGRPHIVDHIKNGGVALVINTVRTASAHMDSLSIRREALHRGVPYFTTMRGAHAAVMGIEATLQKGLAIRTLQEYHRP; encoded by the coding sequence ATGCCCAAACGTACGGACATTCAGTCAATCCTCATGATCGGGTCCGGTCCGATTGTCATCGGCCAAGCCTGTGAGTTCGATTATTCCGGCACACAGGCTTGCAAAGCGCTGAAAGCCGAGGGCTATAGAGTCATCCTCATCAACAGCAATCCTGCGACGATCATGACGGATCCGGAGATGGCTGATCGGACCTATGTCGAACCGATTACCTTGGATGTGGTTGAGAAGGTGATTGATCGAGAACGTCCGGACGCCTTGCTGCCGACCATGGGCGGGCAAACGGCCCTCAACACCACCATGGGGCTGGTGAAGCGAGGGGTCCTCGAGAAATACGGTGTTTCGCTTATCGGCGCTTCAGCGGAGGCCATTCATAAAGCGGAAGACCGGGAAGCGTTCAAGCAGGCGATGCATCGAATCGGTCTGCGGGTGCCGAAGAGCGGTACGGCCCGCACGCGACAGGAAGCCCTGGCCATTCTCGATACCGTCGGCTTTCCCGCGATTATTCGCCCGTCCTTTACCATGGGAGGAACGGGCGGAAACATCGCCTATAATCGGGAGGAATTCGAGAGGCTGATCGATTGGGGGTTGGCCATGAGTCCGGTCAGTCAGGTGCTGATCGAAGAATCGCTCATTGGGTGGAAAGAGTATGAATTGGAGGTCATGCGCGATCTGAAGGACAACGTCGTCATCGTGTGTCCGATTGAGAACTTCGATCCGATGGGCGTGCACACCGGAGACAGTATCACGGTTGCGCCTGCCATGACGTTGACCGACAAAGAATACCAACGGATGCGGGATGCGGCACTTCGTATTATCCGAGAGATCGGGGTCGATACGGGGGGATCAAATATTCAATTCGGCATCAATCCGGCCGATGGGGAGATGGTCGTCATTGAAATGAACCCTCGGGTCTCTCGAAGCTCGGCGTTGGCGTCGAAGGCGACTGGGTTTCCGATCGCGAAGATCGCCGCCAAGCTGGCCGTCGGATACACGTTGGATGAGATCACCAACGACATCACCGGTGTCACGAAGGCATCGTTTGAACCCACGATCGACTATGTGGTGGTCAAGATCCCAAGATTTGCCTTTCAGAAGTTCAAGGGTGCCGATCCGACCTTAACCACGCAGATGAAGTCGGTCGGGGAAGTGATGGCGATCGGACGCACCTTTAAGGAGTCTCTCCAGAAGGCCATTCGCTCTCTGGAGTTGGAATTGAATGGGTTGGCGTCCCGGTTCGGACTCGATCGAGGAGTGCCAGTCGGATTCAACCGTTCGGAAGTGGTCGAGAAACTCAGCCTGGTGCTACGGACACCATTACCGGAACGACTGTGGTACGTGGCCGACGTCATGCGCCTGGGATTCACGGACGAGGACCTGTTTGCAACGACAAGGATCGATCCCTGGTTCTTAGACCAAGTCAGACAGCTGGTGGACTTTGAGCAAATGCTGGCCGGTCATGCCGCCGAACCAGCGGCCGTCTTGGGCAGCGAATTGCTCTGGGACGCGAAAGAGCTTGGGTTTTCCGATGATCGGATCGCACAATTGCTCGGATGCGAGGCGGAGACAGTCCAGAAAGCACGTACCCAGCAAGGGGTCCGAGGAGTGACCTATAAGCGGGTCGATACCTGCGCCGCCGAGTTCGAGGCTCAGACGCCGTACCTCTATTCCACGTACGGCAAGGAGTGTGAAGCCAGGCCGTCGGATCGGCAAAAGGTCGTGATTCTGGGGGGTGGTCCTAATCGAATCGGACAGGGGATCGAGTTCGACTATTGCTGTGTTCATGCGGCGATGGCGCTTCGGGAAGAATCGATCGATACGATCATGGTGAACTGCAACCCGGAGACGGTGAGCACGGATTACGATACGTCGGATCGGCTGTACTTCGAGCCGTTGACGCATGAAGACGTTCTCAACATCGTCCATCGTGAGCAGCCGATCGGAGTGGTCTTGCAGTTCGGCGGACAGACGCCCTTGAAATTGGCGCTTCCGCTCTCAAAAGCCGACGTCAGGATTCTTGGCACCAGTCCCGATGCCATTGATTTGGCGGAGGACAGGGAACGATTTCGACACCTCCTTAATAGGTTGGGCTTGAAGCAGGCGGAAAGCGGAACCGCCAGATCCATCGAGGAAGCGGTGCAGATCGCCGGGCAGATCAGCTATCCGGTCATGGTTCGTCCGTCTTATGTGCTGGGCGGACGTTCAATGCAGATCGTGTACGATGAAGCGGGCTTGTTGGAATACATGCATTCTGCGGTCAAGGCCTCGCCCAATCATCCGGTGTTGATCGATAGATACCTTGCCGATGCCATCGAAGTCGATGCCGATGCGATTTCTGACGGCGAAACCGTGGTGGTGGCGGGAATCATGGAGCATATCGAAGAAGCCGGAGTCCATTCCGGAGACTCAGCCTGTTCGCTGCCCCCGTATACGTTGGACAAGCCCATTGTGCACGACATCGAGCGGCAAATGCGCTTACTGGCGCGGGAGCTCGGCGTCGTCGGGCTGATGAACGCACAGTTTGCCGTCAAAGACCGGACCATCTATGTGCTTGAAGTCAACCCTCGCGGATCTCGAACCGTGCCGTTCGTGAGCAAGGCGATCGGCGTACCGCTCGCCAAGTTGGCGATGAAGGTGATGATGGGGAAAACCCTGAAGGAACTTGGTTTTACGGATGCCCCTCTGCCGGCGCATTTTTCGGTCAAAGAAGCGGTCTTTCCGTTCAATAAATTTCCCGGGGTCGATGTGCTGCTGGGGCCTGAAATGAAATCGACCGGAGAGGTGATGGGCATCGACGGAGATTTCGGATGGGCGTTCGCAAAGTCCCAAGCGGGCGCCGGCGCAGTCCTCCCGACATCGGGGACTGCCTTCGTGAGCGTGAAGCAATCCGATCGTCCTGCCGCATTGGATCTCACGAAGCGGTTGTGCGCGCTCGGATTTCAGATTCAAGCGACCAGCGGTACAGCCGGTTATCTCAGAGAGCACGGGGTTGAAGTGAGTACGGTCAATAAAGTGAAAGAAGGACGTCCGCATATTGTCGACCATATCAAGAATGGCGGGGTGGCGCTCGTCATCAACACGGTGCGGACCGCTTCTGCTCATATGGATTCGTTGTCTATCAGACGGGAGGCCCTCCACCGAGGCGTTCCCTATTTCACGACGATGAGGGGTGCCCATGCAGCGGTGATGGGCATCGAAGCGACCCTCCAAAAGGGCTTAGCAATTCGCACATTGCAGGAGTATCATCGACCATAA
- a CDS encoding Zn-dependent protease with chaperone function, with the protein MAQPADREIGTFFLKPVGRRALLLRGAQGMLQLSCLLSLATASGVISTLEGCVRAPGTARDQFIYISEEKEIAMGIGAYRELLRKAPISDDPELNELVNRVGKRIAAVANKPEYEWEFAIIRDDRMINAFALPGGKVAVFTGILKLTKNEDGLATVIGHEVAHALQRHGAERYSRSILETIGQVGALAAGAAVGRPDAAMAAMSAYGVGVSLPFGRKQESEADYIGLKLMAQAGYDPREAVPFWERMSGCPRQMIDKVCFRSQHNIPEFLSTHPSDLSRINQIEAWMPEALKYYHEAQGGEPPAPAPYHPLIGPPDLPSS; encoded by the coding sequence ATGGCACAACCGGCAGATCGGGAGATCGGCACATTTTTCTTGAAACCCGTCGGCCGTCGCGCACTTCTTTTACGCGGCGCTCAAGGGATGTTGCAGTTGTCTTGCCTCCTGAGTCTGGCCACAGCGAGCGGCGTCATTTCAACTCTGGAGGGATGCGTCCGTGCGCCGGGAACGGCTCGTGATCAATTCATCTATATCTCTGAGGAAAAAGAAATTGCGATGGGCATCGGCGCCTATCGCGAGTTGCTCCGTAAGGCTCCGATCAGTGATGACCCCGAGTTAAATGAGTTGGTCAACCGGGTCGGGAAGCGGATTGCAGCGGTGGCCAATAAGCCGGAGTATGAGTGGGAGTTCGCCATTATTAGGGATGATCGTATGATCAACGCGTTCGCGCTGCCGGGCGGTAAGGTGGCCGTCTTCACGGGGATACTGAAGCTGACGAAGAACGAAGACGGTTTGGCGACCGTCATCGGACATGAGGTGGCGCATGCGCTCCAACGCCATGGGGCGGAGCGGTATAGCCGAAGCATCCTTGAAACGATCGGTCAAGTCGGTGCGCTGGCGGCCGGAGCCGCTGTCGGACGACCGGATGCAGCGATGGCTGCCATGAGCGCGTATGGAGTCGGAGTCTCCTTGCCGTTCGGGAGAAAACAGGAATCCGAGGCGGACTACATCGGACTCAAATTGATGGCGCAGGCCGGCTACGATCCCCGGGAAGCGGTTCCGTTTTGGGAACGGATGAGCGGGTGTCCCAGGCAGATGATCGACAAGGTTTGTTTCCGATCACAACATAATATTCCGGAATTTCTCTCCACCCATCCTTCCGATCTATCGCGTATCAACCAGATTGAAGCCTGGATGCCTGAGGCGTTGAAGTACTACCACGAAGCGCAGGGGGGTGAGCCGCCTGCGCCGGCTCCCTATCATCCGCTGATTGGGCCGCCAGATCTCCCATCCAGCTGA
- a CDS encoding FAD-dependent oxidoreductase → MQTCDFLVIGGGVIGLSIARELRRRRTDARVLLIEKEPSCGAHASGRNSGVLHAGFYYSPDSLKAKFTRLGNERLTAYCEEKRIPLNKCGKLVVAKDAADLPSLDELFRRGQLNDIELQVLTDAEAKSIEPRVKTYQRALYSPRTSTVSPLQVVNAMQQDALREGIQIQCGTAYRGRDKGKVRTNQDGIEAGYVVNAAGLYADKIAIDYGFSEKYRILPFKGLYLYSDEPPGAIRTNIYPVPDLRNPFLGVHFTITADGKTKIGPTAIPALWRENYEGFGNVNFRELVEVASRGLGLLTGAGFDFRRLAMEEIAKYSRSKMVSLASVLAEGVVERHYRTWGRPGIRAQLLDITKRKLEMDFVLEGDDRSMHVLNAVSPAFTCSLPFASYVCDRIDKAIG, encoded by the coding sequence ATGCAGACTTGTGATTTTCTCGTCATCGGGGGCGGGGTGATCGGGCTCAGCATCGCCCGGGAACTCCGTAGACGTCGGACGGACGCCCGTGTGTTGTTGATCGAAAAGGAGCCTTCCTGTGGAGCTCACGCCAGCGGACGTAATAGCGGCGTGCTCCATGCAGGGTTCTATTACTCGCCGGACAGCCTCAAAGCGAAGTTTACCCGCCTCGGAAATGAACGACTCACCGCCTATTGTGAGGAGAAGCGAATTCCTCTCAATAAATGCGGTAAGCTGGTCGTCGCGAAGGATGCTGCAGATTTGCCCTCACTCGATGAATTATTCCGTCGCGGTCAACTCAACGACATTGAGCTCCAGGTACTCACCGATGCGGAAGCCAAATCCATAGAACCGCGTGTAAAAACATACCAACGGGCCCTCTATTCTCCCCGCACCTCGACGGTAAGCCCGCTCCAGGTGGTCAATGCGATGCAGCAAGATGCACTCCGTGAGGGCATTCAAATTCAGTGTGGCACGGCTTATCGCGGACGGGACAAGGGGAAAGTTCGGACGAACCAAGACGGCATCGAAGCCGGATATGTCGTCAATGCCGCAGGTCTGTATGCCGACAAAATCGCCATAGACTATGGATTCTCGGAAAAGTATCGCATCCTGCCGTTTAAGGGCCTCTACCTCTATTCCGACGAACCACCGGGCGCGATTCGCACGAATATTTATCCGGTTCCGGATCTCAGGAATCCGTTCCTAGGTGTCCACTTCACGATCACGGCGGACGGTAAGACCAAGATCGGTCCGACCGCCATTCCGGCTTTGTGGCGCGAGAATTATGAGGGGTTCGGCAACGTCAATTTTCGTGAGCTCGTCGAAGTCGCGAGTCGAGGACTCGGGCTCCTGACCGGGGCTGGATTCGATTTCCGACGCTTGGCGATGGAGGAGATCGCAAAATATTCACGGAGCAAGATGGTGTCGCTTGCCTCGGTACTCGCCGAGGGCGTGGTCGAGCGTCACTACCGAACCTGGGGTCGTCCAGGAATCAGAGCCCAGCTGCTCGATATCACGAAGAGAAAGCTTGAAATGGATTTCGTTTTGGAAGGCGACGACCGCTCCATGCACGTGCTCAACGCCGTGTCTCCCGCCTTTACCTGTTCACTTCCCTTCGCAAGCTATGTCTGCGATCGTATCGACAAAGCGATAGGCTAA
- a CDS encoding CRISPR-associated protein Cas1 — protein sequence MVAHPSEANPLPRIHPEIPPPQPVRVLPPAQINLFTGEPEAVVVPIETEPPDGEERIIDEGIRMVKTGDTSQVVLSGFGMFLSKKSERLLVRQGKTVVYEFPLFRLSEVVVASRGVTLSSDLVEELCQRGIRLSFLTNGGKPYAMLSSPMLTATVVSRREQLAAIADERGVTFAKLIVGGKLTSQERLLRYFGKYLKQADPERFARLDRLAEQLADLRPAVDRIAALRIDDVRDSLMGYEGTGGRLYWEGVREIIGQRGEFMGREHRGATDAVNSLLNYGYGILYSQVWGAVLNAGLEPFAGFLHVDRPGKPSLVLDLVEEFRQPVVDRTVIAHINLGEAVTLRAGMLDEETRARYAAKILERLESTETVKGKKYQIKSIIQMQARSLCTFLRREGDYKPFGFKW from the coding sequence ATGGTAGCTCACCCGTCCGAAGCGAATCCCCTCCCCCGCATCCATCCGGAAATTCCGCCACCTCAGCCCGTTCGCGTGCTGCCTCCGGCACAGATCAATCTGTTCACCGGTGAGCCGGAAGCGGTGGTGGTGCCGATTGAGACGGAACCGCCTGATGGCGAGGAGCGAATCATCGATGAAGGGATCCGGATGGTCAAGACCGGCGATACCTCCCAGGTGGTCTTGTCCGGCTTTGGGATGTTTCTGTCGAAAAAGAGCGAGCGGTTGTTAGTTCGACAAGGCAAGACCGTCGTCTACGAGTTCCCGCTGTTCCGGTTGAGCGAGGTGGTCGTGGCGTCGCGCGGAGTGACGCTCTCCTCCGATTTGGTCGAGGAACTGTGTCAGCGCGGCATTCGCCTGAGTTTTCTGACCAATGGTGGGAAGCCCTATGCGATGCTCAGCTCTCCGATGCTGACGGCCACGGTGGTCTCGCGACGAGAGCAATTGGCGGCGATCGCGGATGAACGGGGTGTCACGTTTGCCAAGCTGATCGTCGGCGGCAAGCTCACGAGCCAGGAACGGCTGCTTCGCTATTTCGGCAAGTACCTCAAGCAAGCCGATCCGGAACGATTCGCGCGCCTGGATCGACTTGCAGAGCAACTCGCGGACTTGCGGCCGGCGGTCGATCGGATCGCAGCTTTGCGGATCGACGACGTGCGCGACTCACTGATGGGTTATGAGGGCACAGGGGGGCGGCTCTATTGGGAAGGCGTCAGGGAGATCATCGGCCAACGCGGCGAATTTATGGGTCGCGAGCATCGCGGCGCGACGGATGCGGTCAATTCTCTCCTCAACTATGGGTACGGGATTCTGTACTCGCAGGTGTGGGGCGCGGTGCTCAATGCCGGACTCGAACCTTTCGCCGGGTTTCTGCACGTGGATCGACCGGGGAAGCCGTCCTTGGTCCTGGACCTCGTCGAGGAATTTCGCCAGCCGGTCGTGGATCGCACCGTGATCGCGCATATCAACCTGGGCGAAGCCGTCACGTTGCGAGCCGGGATGTTGGATGAAGAGACCCGCGCTCGCTATGCCGCCAAGATTCTGGAGCGGCTCGAGTCCACCGAAACGGTGAAGGGGAAGAAGTATCAGATCAAATCGATCATCCAGATGCAGGCGCGGAGTCTTTGCACGTTCCTCCGGCGCGAAGGCGACTATAAGCCGTTTGGGTTTAAGTGGTAG
- a CDS encoding CRISPR-associated helicase Cas3: MSVLLAKSSGESLAAHTAWCLKAAKALLSYLPLSEAQRQRVQSDVLLAVALHDVGKAARGFQRVLLGEQEDWAGKRHEILSAAFASSLQGISSATLLAILTHHKSLPGDGITTAGFGCLPFEQLPWPGDLTPVWEEMKKEWLENLELFTPEWTKICEALERTDLANISPSLEPLTLDRVWLNRTTGRKGQRATVSFSERHHASLVRGLVIAADHLGSAHCVPPQIPQLKSYRVMRQNLRPFQEVAANTKSSGLLRAPTGSGKTEAALLWAQQNQPPNSRLFYVLPYTASINAMYKRLGPGISPTRPGIFGSGNVGLLHSRATAALYSMLEASGDHCSKLDRQATAKALTGLAREIWFPIRVCTPHQVLRYMLRGKGWEAMLAEFPNACFIFDEVHAYDPRVVGLTLTTARLVTNWGARCLFMSATFPSFLQDLTRKALGQIPLIVPSNHLERDKEILDKKRHVLEIRNGSLAENLESVIDAVETSPSTLIVCNHVRTAQTIFDSLRNRFGNNVYLLHSRFNQEDRNHIETKLLSRSLPKVLVATQVVEVSLDLDFHQAFLEPAPIDALVQRMGRVNRAGTREPSSVVVFTEQVNRYQLYCDCQSTSHERPCLVQRSINELRSLANPISEDDLIIAADQVYSDGYRNEDARAYEEGFTHPDIVDYEKRLLAGAHQDWVEQVIESTDGTIEALPSSLSFEYESRRRQGLWIEADALLVPVREKSLAYIRPKLDTSCDPWKVNCPYSQTKGLEL, encoded by the coding sequence ATGAGCGTGCTGCTAGCCAAAAGCTCGGGAGAGAGCCTTGCGGCCCATACGGCCTGGTGCTTGAAGGCAGCTAAAGCTCTCCTATCTTATCTTCCGCTATCTGAAGCCCAGCGTCAGCGGGTTCAATCCGATGTCTTGTTGGCGGTGGCTCTTCACGATGTGGGGAAGGCGGCTCGTGGCTTTCAGCGCGTTCTGCTTGGTGAACAAGAGGACTGGGCCGGCAAACGGCATGAAATCCTGTCAGCAGCTTTTGCCTCTTCGCTACAAGGGATATCCTCTGCAACATTGCTTGCTATTTTAACTCACCATAAGAGCCTCCCTGGCGACGGGATTACAACAGCTGGCTTTGGCTGCTTACCTTTCGAACAACTTCCATGGCCGGGTGATTTGACCCCCGTTTGGGAGGAGATGAAGAAGGAATGGTTAGAAAACCTGGAGCTGTTTACGCCTGAATGGACGAAGATCTGTGAGGCCTTAGAGCGCACTGACCTCGCTAATATTAGCCCCTCTCTCGAGCCACTCACTTTGGATCGCGTCTGGCTCAACAGAACCACAGGCAGGAAAGGACAGCGAGCGACCGTTTCATTTTCCGAGCGCCATCATGCGTCGCTTGTGCGAGGTCTCGTCATCGCAGCAGACCACTTGGGAAGTGCACACTGTGTGCCCCCACAAATCCCGCAGTTAAAGTCATACCGTGTCATGAGACAGAACCTTCGGCCATTCCAAGAGGTAGCCGCGAATACAAAAAGTTCCGGTCTCTTAAGAGCACCAACGGGATCAGGAAAAACCGAAGCGGCTTTACTTTGGGCTCAACAGAATCAACCGCCTAACAGTCGCCTATTCTACGTCCTTCCATACACTGCCAGTATTAATGCTATGTATAAAAGGCTCGGGCCAGGGATATCACCGACCCGCCCTGGCATTTTTGGTTCGGGTAATGTGGGGCTTCTTCATTCCAGGGCTACTGCTGCACTGTACTCCATGTTAGAGGCTAGCGGGGACCATTGCTCAAAGCTTGACCGTCAGGCTACCGCAAAAGCATTGACTGGCCTGGCCCGTGAAATATGGTTCCCGATCAGAGTATGTACGCCACACCAGGTTCTCCGCTACATGCTTCGAGGAAAGGGCTGGGAGGCGATGCTCGCAGAGTTTCCAAATGCCTGTTTCATTTTCGATGAAGTACATGCTTACGACCCTCGCGTTGTGGGACTCACCCTTACTACAGCTAGACTAGTTACTAATTGGGGTGCACGGTGCCTGTTTATGTCCGCTACATTCCCTTCGTTTCTGCAGGACTTAACTCGCAAGGCGTTAGGGCAGATCCCCTTAATCGTGCCATCAAATCATCTGGAGAGAGACAAGGAAATTCTCGACAAGAAACGTCATGTGTTGGAAATTCGCAATGGATCGTTGGCGGAGAATTTAGAAAGCGTCATCGATGCTGTGGAGACTAGTCCCTCAACGCTTATCGTATGCAACCACGTGCGTACTGCTCAGACGATCTTTGATAGCTTGCGGAACCGTTTTGGGAACAACGTCTACCTTCTCCATAGTCGATTCAATCAGGAAGATCGGAACCATATTGAAACCAAACTCCTTTCCCGTTCACTGCCCAAAGTGCTCGTAGCTACGCAGGTCGTTGAGGTCAGTCTGGACTTGGACTTTCACCAGGCATTTCTGGAACCTGCCCCTATTGACGCCCTTGTTCAGCGTATGGGCCGTGTCAACCGGGCGGGAACACGAGAACCTTCATCTGTCGTCGTCTTTACAGAGCAAGTAAACCGTTACCAACTCTATTGCGACTGTCAAAGTACTTCCCATGAGCGTCCATGCTTAGTACAGCGATCAATTAACGAGCTTCGCTCACTTGCTAATCCGATCAGTGAGGACGACCTTATAATAGCTGCTGACCAGGTCTACAGCGACGGCTATCGGAATGAGGACGCACGGGCGTATGAAGAAGGCTTCACCCATCCAGATATCGTAGATTACGAGAAGCGCCTACTCGCTGGTGCTCATCAAGATTGGGTTGAGCAAGTCATTGAAAGCACGGATGGCACGATCGAAGCCTTACCCTCCTCTTTGTCTTTTGAATACGAATCTAGACGCAGACAAGGATTATGGATTGAAGCCGATGCCCTGTTAGTGCCAGTGAGGGAAAAGTCTCTGGCGTACATCAGACCCAAATTGGACACATCGTGTGATCCTTGGAAGGTGAATTGTCCCTATTCGCAGACAAAGGGTCTTGAACTGTGA
- a CDS encoding CRISPR-associated RecB family exonuclease Cas4 encodes MLRVNDLKQYEYCPRVVFYQYVMPVERKATFKMEHGRSAEDRLDELERRRGVRRYGLPDGRRHFHVWLTSHSLGLSGKLDLLIESSTGWYPVDFKETTGAVRSNHLVQLCGYAFLVEETYGGSVPQGFIYLIPGDCVEPVALTDQLRADTLNALDWIREMIRLQRVPEPTEIRARCTDCEYRNYCGDVF; translated from the coding sequence ATGCTGCGGGTGAACGACCTGAAGCAGTATGAGTATTGCCCGCGCGTCGTGTTTTACCAGTACGTCATGCCGGTCGAGCGGAAAGCGACTTTTAAAATGGAACATGGCAGATCGGCTGAAGATCGGCTGGATGAGTTGGAGCGACGTCGGGGCGTGCGCCGGTATGGTCTGCCCGATGGCCGACGCCATTTTCATGTGTGGCTCACTTCCCACAGTCTTGGGCTGTCCGGCAAGCTGGACTTGCTGATCGAATCGTCGACCGGTTGGTATCCGGTCGATTTCAAGGAGACGACCGGCGCGGTACGTTCCAATCATCTGGTGCAATTGTGCGGCTATGCGTTCCTGGTCGAAGAGACGTACGGAGGCTCGGTCCCTCAAGGATTCATTTACCTCATTCCCGGGGATTGTGTCGAACCCGTGGCATTGACGGATCAGCTTAGAGCCGACACGCTCAATGCCCTTGATTGGATTCGCGAGATGATCCGGTTGCAGCGCGTGCCGGAGCCGACCGAGATTCGAGCCCGTTGTACGGACTGTGAGTACCGCAATTACTGTGGGGATGTATTTTGA
- a CDS encoding Periplasmic serine proteases (ClpP class) has product MHNRFVIGVIGLVLSGCTFNFPLFPGPGPLQETQVDGTGKAKVLLIEISGVISSQDKEGLRTTPSMIATVKEQLTRAAKDENVKAVVLRINTPGGTVTASDIIYHELKTFKAGRKVPIVASIMDLGTSGGYYIAAAADTVLAHPSSVTGSIGVIMLTINARGLLEKVGVEATAVTSGPRKDMGSPFRTMTIEERAIFQGLIDSFYQRFLNIVQEGRSNLQMEQIKRLADGRIYTGEQAKAAGLVDEIGYLEDAIALAKKKAGLTEAKVVTYQRPGEYSNNVYSKLLAPSGFAGLADLDLMAFVRGGTPQFMYLWMP; this is encoded by the coding sequence ATGCATAATCGTTTTGTCATTGGGGTGATCGGACTGGTGTTGTCAGGATGCACGTTCAATTTTCCGCTGTTCCCCGGCCCTGGGCCTCTGCAAGAAACTCAGGTCGACGGGACCGGCAAAGCAAAAGTGTTGTTGATTGAAATTTCCGGCGTGATTAGTTCTCAAGATAAAGAGGGATTGCGGACCACTCCCAGTATGATTGCGACTGTGAAGGAACAACTGACTCGAGCCGCAAAGGATGAGAACGTCAAAGCCGTTGTGCTTCGCATCAATACTCCTGGGGGAACGGTGACCGCGTCGGATATTATTTATCACGAGCTGAAAACGTTCAAAGCCGGTCGTAAGGTTCCCATTGTCGCCTCCATCATGGACCTGGGTACATCGGGAGGCTACTACATTGCCGCTGCGGCGGACACCGTATTGGCACATCCTTCATCGGTGACCGGCAGTATCGGCGTGATTATGCTCACCATCAATGCGCGAGGGCTCTTAGAAAAAGTGGGGGTGGAGGCTACGGCGGTAACATCGGGTCCCCGCAAGGACATGGGCTCGCCGTTTCGAACCATGACGATCGAAGAACGAGCCATCTTCCAAGGACTGATCGATTCGTTTTATCAACGCTTCTTGAACATCGTGCAGGAGGGCCGCTCCAATTTACAGATGGAGCAGATCAAACGGTTGGCTGACGGGCGAATCTATACCGGCGAGCAGGCCAAAGCGGCTGGTTTGGTCGATGAGATCGGCTATCTCGAAGACGCGATTGCATTGGCGAAGAAAAAAGCCGGCCTGACGGAAGCCAAAGTCGTGACGTACCAACGTCCAGGTGAATACTCAAACAACGTCTATTCCAAGCTGTTGGCGCCGAGCGGGTTCGCCGGTCTGGCCGATCTCGATCTCATGGCGTTTGTCCGTGGAGGAACTCCGCAGTTCATGTACTTGTGGATGCCATAG